From a single Mesorhizobium shangrilense genomic region:
- a CDS encoding DUF2336 domain-containing protein: MVVSHFLKWIYTARVSERAAAASALARAYINSDLPFEDRCAAEAALTLLLDDASSKVRLAIAEALSMSHHAPLQIISALASDQPEVASLVLARSPLLTDADLIDRVASSQKATQKLIADRPVVSMALSAAIAEIGEADACAVLLANSGADIASLSFRRIAERHGHLPLVREALIADARLPADCRHMLLVKLGETLKGSPLVMALMGAARADRVMRDACVKASVTLIEGTRQEEHAALIEHLRLRGDLTASFIIRTIAHGKVDFFGSTLVALSQQSEQRVRALLAGGHDVALQALFRGAGLAAATHAIILRALKIWREVANGKRIAGVQEVSWLMLKELGGQSAEGDLVALVKSIHLDALRENARGHALAIAAA, from the coding sequence ATGGTTGTCTCGCATTTCTTGAAATGGATCTACACGGCGCGAGTCTCGGAGCGGGCCGCCGCAGCCAGCGCGCTGGCCCGTGCCTACATCAATTCCGACCTGCCGTTCGAGGATCGCTGTGCCGCAGAAGCTGCGCTGACGCTGCTGCTTGATGACGCGTCGTCCAAGGTGCGGCTGGCCATCGCCGAAGCGCTGTCCATGAGCCATCACGCCCCGTTGCAGATCATCAGCGCACTGGCCTCCGACCAACCGGAAGTCGCAAGCCTGGTGCTGGCACGTTCGCCGCTGCTCACCGATGCCGACCTGATCGACCGTGTGGCCTCCAGCCAGAAGGCGACGCAGAAACTCATCGCCGATCGGCCTGTCGTCTCCATGGCGCTTTCGGCGGCCATCGCGGAGATCGGCGAGGCCGATGCCTGCGCAGTGCTCCTCGCTAACAGCGGCGCCGACATCGCGTCGCTCAGCTTCCGCCGCATTGCCGAGCGTCATGGACATCTGCCCCTGGTGCGCGAGGCGCTGATTGCCGACGCGCGCCTGCCCGCCGACTGCCGGCACATGCTGCTGGTCAAGCTTGGCGAGACGCTCAAGGGATCGCCGCTGGTGATGGCGCTGATGGGCGCAGCCAGGGCCGATCGCGTCATGCGCGACGCATGCGTGAAGGCCTCGGTGACGTTGATCGAAGGCACGCGCCAGGAAGAGCATGCGGCGCTGATCGAGCATCTGCGCCTGCGCGGCGACCTGACCGCAAGTTTCATCATCCGGACGATCGCGCATGGCAAGGTCGACTTCTTCGGCTCCACTTTGGTCGCGCTTTCCCAGCAGTCCGAGCAAAGGGTGCGGGCGCTGCTGGCCGGCGGGCACGATGTTGCGCTGCAGGCGCTGTTCCGCGGCGCGGGCCTTGCCGCCGCCACCCACGCCATCATCCTGCGGGCGCTAAAGATCTGGCGCGAGGTCGCCAATGGCAAACGCATCGCCGGGGTACAGGAAGTCAGCTGGCTGATGCTCAAGGAATTGGGCGGGCAGTCCGCGGAGGGCGATCTCGTCGCACTGGTCAAGTCGATCCATCTTGATGCGCTGCGCGAAAACGCCCGGGGACATGCGCTGGCTATAGCTGCCGCCTAA
- a CDS encoding FUSC family protein yields MIWARLKDYVGTRFADLTRPTRSDWIFALRTVSAGLIALLAAYELKLDHPQWAMMTVFIVAQPVAGMVLAKGFYRLLGTLAGGLAAIGITIVFGPDPWLLVTVLAVWIGISTFVSSLLRNPEAYGAALAGYTAMIIGLPAFGQPHVVVDLAVARCAEIVLGIVCAGVTSRLILPKLAGEAIIERLKRSILDLAVYAAGAFSGRDAAVLADLHRKLIAEAETLGEMRVYARLEAPSLATRAHPVRRTIGQLLSALSAARALHAHAAPKNAALIPVRADLHALVGELAAKPGALDDITPWVARLDVIAARARQMPDMPDGQADERLGTITRLTIAADFAEALKQVLRGLDALRAPASRSARVRKQPALVVHRDYQAASRNAVRAALATLLVAAFWLTTKWSEAAGTVILVSVVSSLFAARPDPVQVAWGFFKGTLLALPFAFLVGQIALPALPGFGWFMVFVVPILVPAALAMANPRYVGVATAFAINFLAFLSPHQAMTYDPGPFLAGCASILVGILLAIGVFIVVLPSDPWVFVNRIVRVMREDLARLCLHERVPRRTAFESLAYDRVNQLMSQTQRTGKKGDAVLDGSIAAVTVGIEILHLRHALQSATLPSETALSVSNFLRGLARELLFRRPGEPQTSTVTVARQYAAGIAQRSNAGEMLQVAASLRIIAAAIEDFPDFFAKDRG; encoded by the coding sequence GTGATATGGGCGCGGCTGAAAGATTATGTCGGGACAAGGTTCGCCGACCTGACGCGACCGACGCGCTCGGACTGGATTTTTGCTCTTAGAACCGTTTCGGCCGGGCTGATTGCGCTTCTGGCTGCCTACGAGCTCAAGCTCGACCATCCGCAATGGGCAATGATGACTGTGTTCATCGTTGCCCAGCCGGTGGCGGGCATGGTGCTGGCCAAGGGCTTCTACCGTTTGCTCGGCACCTTGGCCGGCGGGCTGGCGGCGATCGGCATCACCATCGTCTTCGGTCCCGATCCGTGGCTGCTGGTGACGGTACTTGCGGTCTGGATCGGCATCAGCACCTTTGTCTCATCACTGCTGCGCAATCCCGAGGCCTATGGCGCGGCACTCGCCGGCTACACGGCGATGATCATCGGCTTGCCGGCTTTCGGACAACCGCATGTCGTGGTCGATCTCGCCGTCGCGCGCTGCGCGGAAATCGTGCTTGGCATCGTCTGCGCCGGCGTTACCAGCCGGTTGATCCTGCCCAAGCTGGCGGGCGAGGCCATCATCGAAAGGCTGAAGCGCAGCATTCTCGATCTCGCCGTCTATGCCGCCGGCGCCTTCTCCGGCCGCGATGCGGCGGTACTGGCCGACCTGCACCGAAAGCTGATCGCCGAGGCCGAGACTCTCGGCGAAATGCGCGTCTATGCCAGGCTGGAAGCACCGAGCCTGGCGACCCGAGCACATCCAGTCCGGCGCACCATCGGCCAGTTGCTGTCAGCCCTCTCGGCGGCACGCGCGCTGCATGCCCATGCCGCACCGAAAAACGCGGCGCTTATTCCGGTGCGCGCCGACCTGCATGCACTGGTCGGCGAACTCGCGGCCAAACCAGGCGCTCTCGATGATATCACGCCGTGGGTGGCGCGGCTCGACGTCATCGCCGCCAGGGCAAGGCAGATGCCGGACATGCCGGACGGACAAGCCGATGAGAGGCTTGGCACCATCACGCGCCTCACCATCGCCGCCGATTTCGCCGAAGCCTTGAAGCAGGTGCTGCGTGGCCTCGATGCCCTGCGCGCTCCCGCCTCGCGCTCGGCGCGCGTGCGCAAGCAGCCGGCGCTGGTGGTGCACCGCGATTACCAGGCGGCCTCGCGCAACGCCGTGCGCGCGGCACTGGCCACCCTGCTGGTCGCTGCCTTCTGGCTGACGACGAAATGGTCCGAAGCGGCGGGCACAGTCATCCTCGTCTCCGTCGTCTCCAGCCTGTTTGCCGCCCGTCCCGACCCGGTGCAAGTGGCCTGGGGTTTCTTCAAAGGCACCTTGCTTGCCCTGCCCTTTGCCTTCCTTGTCGGCCAGATCGCGCTGCCCGCCTTGCCCGGCTTCGGCTGGTTCATGGTCTTTGTCGTGCCGATCCTGGTGCCAGCCGCGCTGGCGATGGCCAATCCGCGCTACGTCGGCGTCGCCACCGCCTTTGCCATCAATTTCCTGGCCTTCCTCAGCCCGCATCAGGCGATGACCTACGATCCCGGGCCTTTCCTGGCAGGTTGCGCATCGATACTGGTCGGCATCCTGCTGGCGATCGGCGTCTTCATCGTCGTGCTGCCCTCCGATCCATGGGTCTTCGTCAACCGCATCGTACGCGTGATGCGCGAAGACCTGGCGCGCCTCTGCCTGCATGAGCGCGTGCCGAGGCGCACCGCTTTCGAGAGCCTTGCCTATGATCGGGTCAACCAGCTTATGTCGCAGACGCAACGCACCGGAAAGAAGGGCGATGCGGTTCTGGATGGCAGCATCGCCGCTGTCACCGTCGGCATCGAAATCCTGCATCTGCGCCACGCATTGCAGAGTGCCACCCTGCCGTCCGAAACGGCCCTCTCGGTCTCGAATTTTCTGCGTGGGCTGGCACGCGAGCTGCTCTTCCGGCGGCCGGGCGAACCGCAGACATCGACCGTCACCGTCGCCAGGCAATACGCAGCCGGCATCGCGCAGCGAAGCAATGCGGGCGAAATGCTGCAGGTCGCCGCCTCGCTGCGCATCATCGCCGCCGCGATCGAGGATTTTCCGGATTTCTTCGCGAAGGATCGAGGTTAG
- the parE gene encoding DNA topoisomerase IV subunit B, protein MDDSNDLFGNLGKQPQPVRAPARPADPLVQAAKRPAPSRDASDSYSAADIEVLEGLEPVRRRPGMYIGGTDDKAMHHLFAEVIDNSMDEAVAGHATFIDVELSADGYLAVTDNGRGIPVDPHPKFKKPALEVIMTTLHSGGKFDSKVYETSGGLHGVGVSVVNALSDHLEVEVARGRQLYRQRFSRGVPVTGLEQLGEVHNRRGTKIRFHPDEQIFGKGAAFEPARLYRMTRSKAYLFGGVEIRWTCDPSLIREKDTTPAKATFHFPGGLKDYLKASLGDEFQVTREIFAGKTEKQGGHGALEWAVTWFGGDGFINSYCNTIPTGEGGTHEAGFRNVLTRGLRAYADLVGNKRASIVTSEDVMISAAGMLSVFIREPEFVGQTKDRLATIEAVRIVESAIRDPFDHWLADNPQEASKLLEWVIARADERVRRRQEKEVSRKSAVRKLRLPGKLADCTQNAAAGAELFIVEGDSAGGSAKQARDRASQAVLPLRGKILNVASAGNDKLAANQQISDLIQALGCGTRSKYRDEDLRYDRVIIMTDADVDGAHIASLLITFFYQEMPSLVHGGHLYLAVPPLYSIRQGGKVAYARDDAHKDELLRTEFTGRGKVELGRFKGLGEMMASQLKETTMDPRKRTLLRVDVIDAEAATKDAVDALMGTKPEARFRFIQERAEFAETEVLDI, encoded by the coding sequence ATGGACGACAGCAACGATCTTTTCGGCAACCTGGGCAAGCAGCCGCAACCGGTTCGTGCACCGGCGCGCCCGGCGGATCCGCTGGTGCAGGCAGCGAAACGCCCAGCGCCATCGCGTGATGCCAGCGACAGCTATAGTGCCGCCGACATCGAGGTGCTTGAAGGCCTTGAGCCGGTACGGCGGCGTCCAGGCATGTATATCGGTGGCACCGACGACAAGGCGATGCATCATTTGTTCGCCGAGGTCATCGACAACTCGATGGACGAGGCGGTCGCCGGCCACGCGACCTTCATCGACGTGGAGTTGTCCGCCGACGGCTATCTCGCCGTCACCGACAATGGTCGCGGCATCCCGGTCGATCCGCACCCGAAATTCAAGAAGCCGGCGCTCGAAGTCATCATGACGACGCTGCATTCCGGCGGCAAGTTCGACTCGAAGGTCTATGAGACCTCGGGCGGCCTGCATGGCGTCGGTGTCTCCGTCGTCAACGCGCTTTCGGATCATCTCGAGGTCGAGGTGGCGCGTGGGCGTCAGCTCTACCGCCAGCGTTTTTCGCGCGGCGTTCCGGTGACCGGGCTTGAGCAGCTCGGCGAAGTGCACAACCGGCGCGGCACCAAGATCCGCTTCCATCCCGACGAGCAGATCTTCGGCAAGGGCGCGGCGTTCGAGCCGGCGCGGCTCTACCGCATGACGCGGTCGAAAGCCTATCTGTTCGGCGGCGTCGAAATCCGCTGGACCTGCGATCCATCGCTGATCAGGGAAAAGGACACGACGCCGGCCAAGGCGACGTTCCATTTCCCCGGCGGCCTCAAGGACTACCTGAAGGCCTCGCTCGGCGACGAATTCCAGGTCACCAGGGAAATCTTCGCTGGCAAGACCGAGAAACAAGGCGGCCACGGCGCGTTGGAATGGGCGGTGACCTGGTTCGGCGGCGACGGCTTCATCAATTCCTACTGCAACACCATCCCGACCGGCGAAGGCGGCACGCATGAGGCCGGCTTCCGCAACGTGCTGACGCGCGGGCTGCGCGCTTATGCCGATCTCGTCGGCAACAAGCGCGCCTCGATCGTCACCTCGGAAGACGTGATGATTTCAGCGGCAGGCATGCTGTCGGTGTTCATCCGCGAACCGGAATTCGTCGGCCAGACCAAGGACAGGCTGGCGACGATCGAGGCAGTTCGAATTGTCGAGAGCGCGATCCGCGACCCGTTCGACCACTGGCTGGCTGACAATCCGCAGGAAGCATCGAAGCTGCTGGAATGGGTGATTGCGCGCGCCGACGAGCGGGTGCGCCGCCGCCAGGAAAAGGAAGTGTCGCGCAAGAGCGCCGTGCGCAAATTGCGCCTTCCCGGCAAGCTCGCCGACTGCACCCAGAACGCGGCGGCGGGTGCCGAACTCTTCATCGTCGAAGGCGATTCGGCCGGCGGCTCGGCCAAGCAGGCGCGCGACCGCGCCAGCCAGGCGGTGCTGCCGCTGCGCGGAAAGATCCTCAACGTCGCCAGCGCCGGCAACGACAAGCTCGCGGCCAACCAGCAGATCTCCGACCTGATCCAGGCACTCGGCTGCGGCACGCGCTCGAAATACCGCGACGAGGATTTGCGCTACGACCGGGTCATCATCATGACCGACGCCGACGTCGACGGCGCCCATATCGCCTCGCTGCTGATCACCTTCTTCTATCAGGAAATGCCGTCGCTGGTTCACGGCGGCCATCTCTATCTGGCGGTGCCACCGCTCTACTCGATCCGGCAGGGCGGCAAGGTCGCCTATGCCCGCGACGATGCCCACAAGGACGAGTTGCTGCGCACGGAGTTCACCGGTCGCGGCAAGGTCGAGCTCGGCCGCTTCAAGGGCCTGGGCGAGATGATGGCCTCGCAGCTGAAGGAAACCACCATGGACCCCAGAAAGCGCACGTTGCTCAGGGTGGATGTGATCGACGCAGAGGCCGCGACCAAGGACGCCGTCGACGCGCTGATGGGTACCAAGCCCGAAGCCCGTTTCCGCTTCATCCAGGAACGCGCCGAATTCGCCGAGACGGAAGTGCTGGATATCTGA
- the cpaB gene encoding Flp pilus assembly protein CpaB gives MRGKAITMIGIAAVFGAISIFAADFWVKSQARTGAEERTASIAAPETPKVEFKTIVVASAPLRYGMPVERGQLAEIPWPQDSLPQGAFATVDALMADGNRVVLSPIEINEPLLLAKLSGPNGRATLSNMLSPGMRAVTIRTDEIAGVGGFVTPGDRVDVVLIRDAGEIQEVAKNAQGAAGSTITSEIVVADAKVLTVGQGADVRQTTPQIANSVTIEVTTEGARKVALARTVGTLSLSLRSASDSIVGKDGVTTISAFGGSVASGVKATAVTVFDAVAKEPEGPKFKKIIVTRGTQVEEYQVPSRDQK, from the coding sequence GTGAGGGGCAAGGCCATAACGATGATCGGCATCGCCGCCGTTTTCGGCGCGATCTCGATCTTTGCCGCCGATTTCTGGGTCAAGAGCCAGGCCAGGACCGGCGCCGAGGAAAGAACGGCGTCGATCGCCGCTCCGGAGACGCCGAAGGTCGAGTTCAAGACCATCGTGGTGGCGAGTGCTCCGTTGCGCTACGGCATGCCGGTGGAGCGGGGACAACTGGCCGAAATCCCTTGGCCGCAGGACTCCCTGCCGCAGGGCGCATTCGCCACCGTTGATGCGCTGATGGCTGACGGCAATCGTGTCGTGCTGTCGCCGATTGAAATCAACGAACCGCTGCTGCTCGCCAAACTGTCGGGACCGAACGGCCGCGCGACGCTTTCCAACATGCTGTCGCCCGGAATGCGGGCGGTGACCATCCGCACCGACGAAATCGCTGGGGTTGGCGGTTTCGTCACACCCGGCGACCGGGTCGATGTCGTTCTGATCCGTGACGCCGGCGAAATCCAGGAAGTGGCCAAGAACGCGCAAGGGGCGGCGGGATCGACCATCACCTCGGAAATCGTCGTGGCCGACGCCAAGGTGCTGACCGTCGGGCAAGGCGCCGACGTGCGCCAGACCACGCCGCAAATTGCCAATTCCGTGACCATCGAGGTGACAACGGAGGGAGCCCGCAAAGTCGCGCTTGCCCGCACCGTCGGCACGCTGTCGCTGTCGCTTCGCTCGGCCAGCGACAGCATTGTCGGCAAGGACGGGGTCACCACCATCTCAGCCTTTGGCGGATCGGTCGCCTCCGGTGTCAAGGCGACCGCTGTTACGGTGTTCGACGCTGTGGCCAAAGAGCCCGAGGGTCCAAAATTCAAGAAGATCATCGTGACCCGCGGCACGCAGGTCGAGGAATACCAGGTGCCTTCGCGGGACCAGAAATAG
- a CDS encoding type II and III secretion system protein family protein: protein MLAVGAPARASNDIVYVSSTKNASVKVAKGKPKTIITSAAFYQIVIGDPDIANVNPLTDKSFYVLGNNLGTTGIALFDEKKQLVGTIDIEVTLDTDQLASTIRAAVPDANIKVGSANGRVVLSGDADDAVAADKANKIATRFSGKEEVINSVNISSSQQVQLNVRFVEINRQAGQQLGAKYAANFAYGLGGRSVQIDPGTVPAAGTGEIIGRLLSNGVSIDIAIQALENKGLARRLAEPNLIARSGQTASFLAGGEFPIPVSEDNGKISVSYKKYGVSLDFTPTVLKDGLVSLDIAPEVSSIDASASYNIGNISVPGFIVRRARTSVDLKNGQSFMIAGLLQDQNDITTSRIPGLGKLPVLGSLFSSKSYQRRETDLVIIVTPYLVKPVDPSKKMAEPTDGTLPPSNADYFLNNTDEVKASDANRSLAMASGSVVQPATVTTVGHFLDLPKD, encoded by the coding sequence ATGCTGGCTGTTGGCGCGCCAGCCCGGGCGAGCAATGACATTGTCTATGTGTCGTCGACCAAGAATGCGTCGGTCAAGGTGGCCAAGGGCAAGCCGAAGACCATCATCACCAGCGCCGCCTTCTACCAGATCGTGATCGGCGACCCCGACATCGCCAACGTCAACCCGTTGACCGACAAGTCCTTCTACGTGCTCGGCAACAATCTGGGCACCACCGGTATCGCGCTGTTCGACGAGAAAAAGCAGCTGGTGGGCACCATCGACATCGAAGTCACGCTCGATACCGACCAGCTGGCCAGCACGATCCGCGCCGCCGTGCCGGACGCCAACATCAAGGTCGGTTCCGCCAATGGCCGCGTCGTGCTGTCGGGCGACGCTGATGATGCCGTTGCCGCCGACAAGGCAAACAAGATCGCGACGCGCTTCTCCGGCAAGGAAGAGGTGATCAACTCCGTCAACATCTCGTCGTCGCAGCAGGTCCAGCTCAACGTCCGCTTCGTCGAGATCAACAGGCAGGCGGGACAGCAACTGGGCGCGAAATACGCCGCCAATTTCGCCTATGGACTGGGTGGGCGCAGCGTCCAGATCGATCCGGGTACTGTTCCGGCCGCGGGCACCGGCGAAATCATCGGGCGGTTGCTGTCGAACGGCGTTTCGATCGACATTGCAATCCAGGCACTGGAAAACAAAGGCCTTGCGCGACGGTTGGCCGAGCCGAACCTGATCGCTCGCTCTGGCCAGACGGCAAGCTTTCTCGCCGGCGGCGAGTTTCCGATCCCTGTTTCCGAGGACAATGGCAAGATATCAGTCAGCTACAAGAAATATGGCGTCAGCCTGGATTTTACACCGACCGTTCTGAAAGACGGGCTGGTCAGCCTGGACATCGCACCGGAAGTCTCCTCGATCGACGCATCGGCTTCCTACAATATTGGCAATATCTCGGTTCCAGGGTTCATCGTACGCCGCGCCAGGACGTCGGTGGATCTGAAGAACGGCCAGAGTTTCATGATCGCCGGCCTGCTGCAGGACCAGAACGATATCACGACATCGCGCATTCCTGGCCTTGGCAAACTGCCGGTGCTCGGCTCACTGTTCTCCTCGAAGTCCTATCAGCGACGTGAGACCGATCTGGTCATCATTGTCACGCCCTATCTGGTCAAGCCGGTCGACCCGTCGAAAAAGATGGCGGAGCCAACCGACGGCACGCTGCCGCCGAGCAACGCTGACTATTTTCTCAACAACACGGACGAAGTGAAGGCGTCCGACGCCAACCGATCGCTGGCAATGGCGAGCGGAAGTGTCGTGCAGCCGGCCACTGTCACCACCGTCGGTCATTTCCTCGACCTGCCGAAGGATTGA